A single genomic interval of Helicobacter jaachi harbors:
- a CDS encoding nickel-dependent hydrogenase large subunit, whose product MTKRIIVDPITRIEGHLRIEVIVDENNVITDAFSSSTLWRGIEVIVKNRDPRDAGFLVQRICGVCTYSHYKAGIVAVEDALGIKPPLNAILTRTLMNISLFLHDHAVHFYTLHGLDWCDITSALQADCAKAAKLAFKYTKNPICAGEADLKVVQDKVATFVKQGALGPFANAYWGSKAYRFNAEQNLIVLSHYLKLLEVQRTIAQMMAIFGAKNPHPQSLTVGGVTSIMDILDPSRLGEWLTKYKEVADFVNRAYWADIVMAAEAYKNEDSVLKGCGVKNFISFKEMQVGVEEFLFSSGIVRDGDLSKVYEIDESKITEEATHSWYADNEPLHPYDGKTNPQYTGFKDAQTIGPDGKPVDSKIVDESGKYSWIKSPRYDGTPMEVGPLASVVVGYASGNPYIVKVVNEFLSLTGLPKEALFSTLGRTAARAIECKVVADNGIKAFNALKDNIASGDKSTCAPYSIDKNKEYKGRFIGNVPRGMLSHWIRIKNGVVENYQAVVPSTWNAGPRDAKGQRGPYEMSLIGTQVKDITQPLEIIRHIHSFDPCIACAVHVMDTKGNELSQYKVEPSFARIR is encoded by the coding sequence ATGACAAAGCGAATTATTGTAGACCCAATTACAAGGATTGAGGGGCATTTGCGCATTGAAGTGATTGTTGATGAAAATAATGTAATTACTGATGCTTTTTCTAGCTCGACGCTGTGGCGTGGGATAGAAGTCATTGTAAAAAATCGCGACCCGCGCGATGCGGGGTTTTTGGTGCAAAGAATCTGCGGCGTTTGCACATATTCGCATTATAAAGCAGGTATTGTCGCTGTGGAGGACGCACTAGGCATTAAGCCTCCTTTAAATGCCATTCTCACGCGTACTTTAATGAATATATCGCTTTTCTTGCATGACCACGCTGTGCATTTTTATACTTTGCACGGGCTTGATTGGTGCGATATTACTTCGGCACTACAAGCAGACTGCGCTAAGGCTGCAAAACTTGCGTTTAAATATACTAAAAATCCCATTTGTGCAGGTGAGGCAGATTTAAAAGTAGTGCAAGATAAAGTGGCTACTTTTGTCAAACAAGGTGCGCTTGGACCATTTGCAAATGCGTATTGGGGAAGTAAAGCCTATCGCTTTAATGCGGAGCAAAACCTCATCGTGCTTTCGCATTATCTTAAACTGCTTGAGGTGCAGCGCACTATTGCTCAAATGATGGCTATTTTTGGTGCGAAAAACCCCCACCCACAGAGCCTAACCGTCGGTGGCGTAACTTCGATTATGGATATTTTAGACCCGAGCAGACTAGGCGAGTGGCTCACTAAATATAAAGAGGTGGCTGATTTTGTTAATCGCGCGTATTGGGCAGATATTGTCATGGCAGCAGAAGCGTATAAAAATGAAGATTCTGTATTGAAAGGCTGCGGGGTTAAAAATTTTATTAGCTTCAAAGAAATGCAAGTGGGGGTTGAAGAGTTTTTATTTAGCAGCGGCATCGTGCGCGATGGCGATTTGAGCAAGGTATATGAAATTGATGAAAGTAAAATCACAGAGGAGGCAACGCACTCTTGGTATGCCGATAATGAGCCATTGCACCCCTATGATGGTAAGACAAATCCGCAATACACAGGCTTCAAAGACGCACAAACCATTGGACCTGATGGCAAGCCTGTAGATTCTAAAATTGTTGATGAAAGCGGCAAATATTCGTGGATTAAATCTCCGCGATATGATGGCACGCCTATGGAAGTAGGACCGCTAGCAAGCGTGGTGGTGGGCTATGCGAGCGGAAATCCCTACATTGTGAAAGTAGTCAATGAATTTCTCTCACTCACAGGTTTGCCAAAAGAAGCGCTTTTTAGCACGCTTGGCAGAACTGCTGCACGCGCTATTGAATGCAAAGTCGTGGCTGATAATGGTATTAAAGCCTTTAATGCGCTTAAAGATAACATCGCCTCTGGTGATAAAAGCACCTGCGCGCCTTATAGCATTGATAAAAACAAAGAATACAAAGGACGCTTTATTGGCAATGTGCCGCGTGGTATGCTAAGCCATTGGATACGCATTAAAAATGGTGTGGTTGAAAATTATCAAGCTGTTGTACCCTCCACTTGGAATGCCGGACCACGCGATGCTAAGGGACAGAGAGGACCTTATGAGATGAGCCTTATTGGCACGCAAGTAAAAGACATCACACAGCCTTTAGAAATTATTCGCCATATTCACTCATTTGACCCTTGCATTGCGTGCGCGGTGCATGTAATGGACACAAAGGGCAATGAGCTTAGTCAATATAAAGTAGAGCCATCATTTGCTAGAATCCGCTAA
- a CDS encoding DMT family transporter has translation MSLTRAYIFLTFAILTEVLATSFMKASSGGDKIFGLMCMYALLVVSYYFMAISLKRLSISVAYAIWEVLGMLCVVGIGVFYFGESLSIQEQLGIVLSLCGIMLINVAELKNHSKDTKA, from the coding sequence ATGAGCCTTACAAGAGCCTATATATTTTTAACATTTGCCATTTTAACAGAAGTGCTAGCCACAAGCTTTATGAAAGCAAGCAGCGGAGGGGATAAAATCTTTGGTCTTATGTGTATGTATGCCTTGCTAGTGGTGTCTTATTATTTTATGGCAATTTCGCTAAAGAGGCTTTCAATCAGCGTGGCATACGCCATTTGGGAAGTACTAGGTATGCTCTGTGTGGTGGGCATTGGCGTATTTTACTTTGGCGAAAGCCTCTCCATTCAAGAGCAGCTAGGCATTGTGCTATCACTTTGTGGCATTATGCTCATTAATGTCGCAGAGCTTAAAAACCACTCCAAAGACACAAAGGCATAA
- a CDS encoding DMT family transporter, whose protein sequence is MLLAALLDIVANLLLKKSNSFTHKGYALACVVMVWIAFSALALALHALPLSVAYATWGAVGIIGTTLGGYILFKENLGILGYIGIAMVVCAVILLNW, encoded by the coding sequence ATCCTTCTTGCTGCGCTACTTGATATTGTGGCAAATTTATTACTAAAAAAATCAAATAGCTTTACGCATAAAGGCTACGCGCTTGCATGCGTGGTAATGGTATGGATAGCCTTTAGCGCGCTAGCTTTAGCCCTACACGCACTGCCATTAAGTGTGGCGTATGCTACTTGGGGCGCGGTGGGGATTATTGGCACGACACTTGGCGGCTATATTTTATTTAAGGAAAATCTAGGGATTTTGGGCTACATCGGCATTGCTATGGTCGTCTGCGCAGTTATTTTGCTGAATTGGTAG
- a CDS encoding phosphoethanolamine transferase gives MLLLLSSTFRRISAFFKHTTFNYHFVIFLSSLYIIFAFNHTFFTTFNAQAVQVGFAYLVGLGWAIHTFIIALALEILSLRISVKFVIGAVFLVCSVCGFYMDSMGVVIDEDIIQSVFETHTNEALEMIGFGLVGYVLGFGVLPCALLSVIKLTKPPLIRAFRQKIIALVLLGALVGASYVLYGKDITFVFKTQKSLSNMPNPIAPIRSLILYVQHSKERHFTHTLIAQDAHLSYNAQPQIVLFVIGESARSANFSLNGYTRDTNAYTKYLDVISFKEFYSCGVITAISVPCMLTHYTRESYTHRNLSLYVNNILDIAQSVGYDVWYLGNNGGKCVGGCDRNITHKILYPADSLDGAMLPDIERIIHDASRNKRPTFVVIHEYGSHGALYANRYPLAFEIFTPVCRQKELSKCTLEEITNAYDNSLVYGDYVLSQMIESLQKANMRSMLWYVSDHGESLGELGQYMHGGLGYVLAPTHQKHIPSIMWFSPQWEQEPRTARANIEHEFSHDYVFHTLLHLLGIQTQAYDSQLDILR, from the coding sequence ATGCTATTACTTCTCTCCTCCACTTTTAGGCGTATTTCTGCATTTTTTAAGCACACCACTTTTAACTATCATTTTGTTATTTTCCTTAGCAGCCTTTATATTATCTTTGCATTTAATCACACATTTTTTACGACCTTTAATGCGCAGGCTGTGCAAGTGGGCTTTGCTTACCTTGTAGGGCTAGGCTGGGCGATACATACATTTATCATCGCACTAGCTCTTGAGATATTGAGCCTACGCATAAGCGTTAAATTCGTGATTGGTGCGGTATTTCTTGTATGCAGCGTGTGTGGATTCTATATGGATTCTATGGGTGTTGTCATAGATGAGGATATTATACAAAGTGTGTTTGAAACGCACACTAATGAGGCTTTAGAGATGATAGGCTTTGGGCTTGTAGGCTATGTGCTAGGGTTTGGAGTGCTACCCTGCGCGCTACTTAGCGTGATAAAGCTTACAAAGCCTCCTTTGATTAGGGCTTTTCGCCAAAAAATTATAGCCCTTGTGCTTTTAGGCGCACTTGTGGGTGCTAGCTATGTCCTTTATGGCAAAGATATTACCTTTGTGTTTAAGACGCAAAAAAGCCTCTCAAATATGCCAAATCCCATAGCGCCCATTCGCTCACTTATCCTGTATGTGCAGCATTCAAAGGAGAGGCATTTTACCCATACACTCATTGCCCAAGATGCACATCTCTCTTATAATGCGCAGCCCCAAATTGTGCTATTTGTGATTGGAGAAAGCGCAAGGAGTGCAAATTTCTCGCTAAATGGCTACACTAGAGACACTAATGCTTACACAAAATATTTAGATGTAATAAGCTTTAAGGAATTTTATTCTTGCGGCGTGATTACTGCCATTTCTGTGCCATGTATGCTCACACATTACACGCGTGAGAGCTACACACACCGCAATCTTTCGCTTTATGTGAATAATATTTTAGATATCGCCCAAAGTGTGGGCTATGATGTGTGGTATTTGGGTAATAACGGCGGGAAGTGCGTAGGGGGCTGCGATAGAAATATTACTCATAAGATTTTATATCCTGCTGATAGCCTTGATGGCGCAATGCTCCCTGATATTGAGCGCATTATTCACGATGCCTCTAGAAATAAGCGCCCTACTTTTGTAGTTATTCACGAATATGGCAGCCATGGGGCATTATATGCTAATCGCTATCCTTTAGCATTTGAAATATTTACCCCTGTGTGCCGACAAAAAGAACTATCCAAATGCACGTTGGAGGAAATTACTAACGCTTATGATAATTCGCTTGTGTATGGGGATTATGTCTTATCTCAAATGATAGAATCTTTGCAAAAGGCAAATATGCGCTCAATGCTATGGTATGTAAGCGACCATGGCGAGAGTTTAGGCGAGCTAGGGCAGTATATGCATGGAGGGCTAGGCTATGTGCTTGCGCCCACGCACCAAAAGCATATTCCCTCAATTATGTGGTTTAGCCCCCAATGGGAACAAGAGCCGCGCACAGCACGCGCTAATATCGAGCATGAGTTTAGCCATGATTATGTGTTCCATACCTTACTTCATTTGCTAGGCATTCAAACACAGGCTTATGATAGCCAACTTGATATATTAAGATAG
- a CDS encoding methyl-accepting chemotaxis protein, producing the protein MLQTFRSKVLFTLSIFIVIGFSILYQIISMGYENMAVKEGKRSAQMLGDSIFQTVRMSMNMGVREMIDAGLADASKIAGVLKLEIHKSQSVIDLFSMPDKVSQRPEIQQIFNDKQSQLTELHDKDGHSVLFRKPLIADESCMACHQDGKVKVGDALGVLELQISTEGFYEQINQSEDYLLLTMLIAGILALLGLYIFFEKELVKPLNRLRNMARDLTEGGSGDLTKRIAIKSNDEVGITSNYVNQFIQTIQETIITSKRVSEENTHTCTGLLDMSNVLSKNSDEQFELVDRVNLLAQDVSKNLDTAEQTANATTNDIEQTETTLDEFVKNLKDSIALITASAQKEQDILEHVGELTEHAEQIKSVLSIISDIADQTNLLALNAAIEAARAGEHGRGFAVVADEVRKLAERTQKSLNEIAANVNLVTQSIEDMGSTIKDTAQEMVHITEKTTPLIDEAHNTHDKLTLTKQNSIQLKQISTSIAQSTKELAQMMNDIAKSSQSTQSVGHKIQQAVNNMSQKAQELDNAITKFKT; encoded by the coding sequence CTATCAAATCATCTCCATGGGCTATGAAAATATGGCAGTCAAAGAGGGTAAGAGAAGCGCGCAAATGCTTGGAGATTCTATATTTCAAACCGTGCGTATGAGTATGAATATGGGCGTGCGTGAGATGATTGATGCGGGACTAGCTGATGCGAGCAAGATAGCAGGTGTATTAAAACTAGAAATCCACAAATCACAAAGTGTCATTGATTTATTTAGTATGCCAGATAAAGTAAGTCAAAGACCAGAAATACAGCAGATTTTTAATGATAAACAATCCCAACTCACAGAACTTCATGACAAAGATGGGCATAGCGTGCTTTTCCGCAAGCCCTTAATTGCTGATGAAAGCTGTATGGCGTGTCATCAAGATGGTAAAGTAAAAGTAGGAGACGCACTAGGCGTGCTAGAGCTGCAAATTTCTACAGAAGGATTTTATGAGCAGATTAATCAAAGCGAGGATTATTTGCTTTTAACGATGCTAATAGCGGGGATTTTGGCACTCTTAGGACTTTATATCTTTTTTGAAAAAGAGCTAGTAAAGCCGCTTAATCGCCTGCGTAATATGGCTCGAGACCTAACAGAGGGCGGCAGTGGGGATTTAACAAAGCGCATTGCAATTAAAAGCAATGATGAAGTGGGCATTACCTCAAATTATGTTAATCAATTTATCCAAACTATCCAAGAAACCATTATCACAAGCAAACGCGTGAGTGAGGAGAATACGCACACTTGCACAGGATTATTAGATATGTCAAATGTGCTTTCAAAAAATTCTGATGAGCAATTTGAGCTAGTTGATAGAGTAAATCTACTCGCGCAAGATGTGAGTAAAAATCTTGATACCGCAGAGCAAACAGCAAATGCGACTACAAATGACATAGAGCAGACAGAAACCACACTTGATGAGTTTGTAAAAAACCTTAAAGATTCAATAGCACTCATCACCGCTTCTGCGCAAAAAGAACAGGATATTTTAGAGCATGTGGGCGAGCTTACCGAGCATGCCGAGCAGATTAAATCTGTGCTGTCCATTATTAGCGACATTGCCGACCAGACAAATTTGCTAGCGCTCAATGCCGCCATTGAAGCTGCGCGCGCAGGCGAGCATGGGCGTGGCTTTGCCGTGGTGGCAGATGAGGTGCGAAAGTTAGCTGAACGCACGCAAAAAAGCCTCAACGAAATTGCTGCAAATGTCAATCTTGTAACACAAAGCATTGAGGATATGGGCAGCACGATTAAAGATACTGCCCAAGAAATGGTGCATATTACCGAAAAAACCACGCCGCTCATTGATGAGGCGCATAATACGCATGATAAACTCACACTTACAAAGCAAAATTCTATTCAGCTCAAACAAATTAGCACTTCCATAGCCCAAAGCACCAAAGAGCTAGCGCAGATGATGAATGATATTGCCAAATCCTCGCAATCAACGCAAAGTGTTGGGCATAAGATTCAACAAGCGGTGAATAATATGTCGCAAAAAGCCCAAGAGCTTGATAATGCCATTACGAAATTTAAGACCTAA
- the lgt gene encoding prolipoprotein diacylglyceryl transferase, whose translation MEGYSVWNRIYDYIDPIAFSIFGINVHWYGIMYVSAMIIALLIAKAFVKYNNKRFPITQELLDSFFIWVEIGVILGGRIGYVLIYSPQRLEYLSRPWEMFNPYVDGVFVGISGISYHGAVSGFVIAAILFCYIKKQPFWIFMDLSAVSIPLGYVFGRLGNFFNHELFGRTIEGEGFAHSIGILVNGQLRYPSQLFEAFSEGIVVFIILMCLMRYAKRAGSLLVAYGFLYALARFICEYFREADVQMGYFSFGLSMGQILSLVMMGISVLLFILIRCQKPCIIESNPDSIIKQSRPKPARKSHRARRK comes from the coding sequence ATGGAGGGTTATAGCGTATGGAATAGAATCTATGATTACATTGACCCCATAGCCTTTAGCATATTTGGCATTAATGTGCATTGGTATGGGATTATGTATGTGAGTGCGATGATTATTGCGCTTTTAATCGCCAAAGCCTTTGTAAAATACAATAATAAACGCTTTCCTATCACGCAGGAGCTACTTGATAGCTTTTTTATTTGGGTAGAAATTGGCGTGATTTTGGGCGGGCGTATCGGCTATGTGCTGATTTATTCACCCCAGCGCCTTGAGTATCTCTCACGCCCTTGGGAGATGTTTAATCCCTATGTTGATGGCGTGTTTGTGGGCATTAGCGGGATTAGCTATCATGGTGCGGTGAGCGGCTTTGTGATAGCAGCTATTTTGTTTTGCTATATCAAAAAACAGCCATTTTGGATTTTTATGGATTTATCGGCTGTGTCTATTCCGCTAGGATATGTTTTTGGGCGTTTGGGGAATTTTTTTAACCACGAGCTTTTTGGGCGCACCATTGAGGGTGAGGGCTTTGCGCATAGTATTGGTATATTGGTTAATGGGCAGTTGCGCTACCCAAGCCAGCTTTTTGAGGCTTTTAGCGAGGGGATAGTGGTCTTTATCATTCTTATGTGTCTTATGCGCTACGCTAAGCGTGCAGGAAGCCTGCTTGTAGCCTATGGCTTTTTATATGCTTTGGCACGCTTTATTTGTGAGTATTTTAGGGAAGCTGATGTGCAGATGGGCTATTTTAGCTTTGGATTATCAATGGGGCAAATCTTAAGCCTTGTGATGATGGGCATAAGTGTGCTTTTATTTATACTCATTAGATGCCAAAAGCCCTGCATTATAGAATCTAACCCAGATTCTATAATCAAACAATCCCGCCCAAAGCCCGCGCGCAAATCTCACAGAGCAAGGAGAAAATGA
- a CDS encoding hydrogenase small subunit — translation MNINIEGAHEELFRKATQRLDELEKLPAHNANKNLFEALESKGFSRRDFMKWSGMMTTALALPATFAPLTARAAEVANRLPVVWLHMAECTGCSESLLRSDAPSIDSLIFDYISLEYHETVMAASGWQAEHNLDSAIEKYAGEYILLVEGGIPKGSSEFYLTIGGHGRTGAEEARIASKHAKAIFAIGTCSSFGGIQAAYPNPTNAVPLSQITNRNVINVPGCPPSEKNIVGNVLHFILFGSLPTLDAYNRPTWAYGLRIHDLCERRGRFDAGQFVEHFGDENAQKGYCLYKVGCKGPYTFNNCSKLRFNQHTSWPIQAGHGCIGCSEPNFWDTMNPFEEPIGNKLFTTSFNGMGADKTADTIGAVVLGAAAVGIAAHAIISSTKEAK, via the coding sequence ATGAATATAAATATAGAGGGTGCGCATGAAGAGTTGTTTCGCAAAGCCACACAAAGGCTAGATGAGCTAGAGAAGCTCCCCGCACACAACGCAAACAAAAATCTTTTTGAGGCATTAGAATCTAAGGGCTTTTCGCGCCGTGACTTTATGAAATGGTCGGGTATGATGACTACTGCCCTAGCCTTGCCGGCAACTTTTGCTCCGCTTACTGCGCGTGCTGCTGAAGTAGCAAACCGCTTGCCAGTGGTGTGGTTACACATGGCGGAATGCACAGGCTGTAGCGAGAGTTTGTTGCGCAGTGACGCGCCTAGCATAGATTCTCTTATCTTTGATTATATTAGCCTTGAATACCATGAAACCGTTATGGCTGCATCAGGCTGGCAAGCTGAACACAACCTTGATAGCGCCATTGAAAAATACGCAGGCGAATATATCCTTTTAGTCGAGGGCGGCATTCCTAAAGGTAGTAGCGAGTTTTATCTCACCATTGGCGGGCATGGACGCACCGGCGCTGAAGAAGCAAGGATTGCCTCAAAGCACGCAAAAGCCATTTTTGCCATTGGCACTTGCTCAAGCTTTGGCGGCATACAAGCAGCCTATCCTAACCCCACAAATGCCGTGCCTCTAAGCCAAATCACTAATCGCAATGTGATTAATGTCCCGGGCTGCCCACCGAGTGAAAAAAATATCGTAGGCAATGTGCTGCATTTTATCCTTTTTGGCTCACTTCCCACACTTGATGCCTATAATCGCCCCACATGGGCTTATGGACTAAGAATCCACGATTTATGCGAGCGTAGAGGGCGATTTGACGCGGGGCAGTTTGTGGAGCATTTTGGCGATGAAAACGCGCAAAAGGGCTATTGCCTCTATAAAGTGGGCTGCAAGGGACCCTACACTTTTAATAACTGCTCAAAACTAAGATTTAATCAACACACAAGCTGGCCTATTCAAGCAGGGCATGGCTGTATAGGCTGCAGTGAGCCAAACTTTTGGGATACGATGAATCCTTTTGAAGAACCCATTGGCAATAAACTTTTTACCACAAGCTTTAATGGAATGGGTGCAGATAAAACTGCTGATACTATCGGTGCTGTCGTGCTTGGTGCTGCGGCTGTGGGCATTGCCGCGCATGCTATTATTAGCTCTACAAAAGAAGCAAAATAA
- the trxA gene encoding thioredoxin, producing the protein MAKYLELSNDNFDAEIASGVALVDFWAPWCNPCKMLSPVIDKLAEEYQGKAKICKVNVDNEGEISKRFGIRNIPTILFMKDGEIKDQVTGALPEQAIRQKLDAIL; encoded by the coding sequence ATGGCTAAATACTTAGAATTGAGCAATGATAATTTTGATGCTGAAATTGCTAGCGGTGTGGCGTTGGTGGATTTTTGGGCGCCTTGGTGTAATCCTTGCAAAATGCTTTCTCCAGTAATCGATAAGCTTGCAGAGGAGTATCAAGGCAAAGCAAAAATTTGCAAAGTCAATGTCGATAATGAGGGCGAAATCTCAAAGCGATTTGGTATTAGAAATATCCCCACTATCCTTTTTATGAAAGATGGTGAGATTAAAGACCAAGTAACAGGTGCATTGCCAGAGCAGGCTATCCGCCAAAAGCTTGATGCCATTTTATAA